A single genomic interval of Polyangium spumosum harbors:
- a CDS encoding acyl carrier protein → MTPELARYITRRERVLDKVRRILVEHLHVARALDEIDPDAPLFGTGLGLDSVDAVELLVSMESELGVKLPNEGLSRAAMRTVNTLVDLALAHGRTDDVDG, encoded by the coding sequence ATGACCCCCGAGCTTGCCCGGTACATCACGCGTCGCGAGCGTGTCCTCGACAAGGTGCGCCGGATCCTCGTCGAGCACCTGCACGTCGCCCGCGCGCTCGACGAGATCGATCCGGACGCGCCGCTCTTCGGCACGGGGCTCGGCCTGGATTCGGTCGACGCCGTCGAATTGCTGGTCAGCATGGAATCCGAGCTCGGCGTGAAATTGCCGAACGAGGGCCTCTCCCGCGCGGCCATGCGCACCGTGAACACGCTCGTCGACCTGGCCCTCGCCCACGGGAGGACGGACGATGTCGATGGATGA
- a CDS encoding beta-ketoacyl-[acyl-carrier-protein] synthase family protein, whose protein sequence is MFPREASETPASGSPIVITGMGAVSALGVGASALWAAIEEGRDGIRPIERFSTEGFSVSLGGMVPGAAAGDVCVAFAAEAAREALAHAGLSIGAGGVSGSRVALVLGTSLGIHVDGLHLVAAEVARALEIAGPTVTISTACSSSTNAIGLGRDLLDAGLCDVALAGGTDELTPEIFAGFHALGLLCPSKCAPFSEPVGTTLGEGAGFLVLERGDEASARRARPLATLLGYGLSADAYHPTSPDPTGAGVARALRGALLDAGTDEAGVDYVNAHGTGTAANDAAEFRAIEQVFGARAARLPVSSTKSFLGHAQGAAGVLELIATLCGMARGKIPPTLHFDKARPRCPPDPVAGDRPRVTRVERAICNNSAFGGANAALVVGNTGMVTPRKLISELFVLGASAVGPHGMDLDALGEALAESVPLRRGAPAIAIERLIPTADGNGMDPASRFLSAAAALALADAGITLRGARRDRAGLFVGTTRASTQSEREFRDSIRERGLVRLSATAFTRMVLNASAGTCTKVCALKGPTTTLTSGEGSGLVALVYAAMHLSTRSDVDLLLAAGVDERVSLDPEVHEGEGAACLVLGKGPASSESRAVRLSGFALAGPGQAEEATRLAIRMAGLDARDVFVAPPVAPVLGPAPSIAALFACAFAVHSILRGTWEHVLVPEPGGTAAAAVVFSRKGAA, encoded by the coding sequence ATGTTCCCGCGAGAGGCCAGCGAGACCCCGGCGTCGGGCTCCCCGATCGTGATCACGGGAATGGGCGCCGTCTCCGCGCTCGGCGTCGGCGCGTCTGCTTTGTGGGCGGCCATCGAGGAGGGCCGCGACGGCATTCGCCCGATCGAGCGATTCTCGACCGAAGGTTTTTCCGTGTCGCTCGGCGGGATGGTGCCGGGCGCGGCCGCAGGGGACGTTTGCGTCGCGTTCGCCGCGGAGGCGGCGCGGGAGGCCCTCGCGCATGCGGGCCTCTCGATCGGCGCGGGCGGCGTCTCCGGGAGCCGCGTGGCGCTCGTCCTCGGCACGAGCCTCGGCATTCACGTGGACGGCCTGCACCTCGTCGCCGCGGAGGTCGCGCGCGCGCTCGAAATCGCGGGCCCGACGGTGACCATTTCGACGGCGTGCTCCTCTTCGACGAACGCGATCGGGCTCGGCCGGGATCTGCTCGACGCGGGCCTCTGCGACGTGGCCCTCGCGGGCGGCACGGACGAGCTCACGCCGGAGATCTTCGCGGGCTTTCACGCGCTCGGGTTGCTTTGCCCCTCGAAATGCGCGCCCTTCAGCGAGCCCGTGGGGACGACGCTGGGCGAGGGCGCCGGGTTTCTGGTCCTCGAGCGTGGCGACGAGGCGTCTGCCCGGCGCGCGCGCCCTCTCGCGACGCTGCTCGGTTATGGCCTCTCGGCCGACGCATACCACCCGACCTCGCCCGATCCCACGGGCGCCGGCGTCGCGCGCGCGCTCCGCGGAGCGCTCCTCGACGCGGGGACGGACGAAGCCGGCGTCGATTACGTCAATGCCCACGGCACGGGCACCGCGGCCAACGACGCCGCCGAGTTTCGCGCCATCGAGCAGGTCTTCGGCGCGCGCGCGGCGCGTCTGCCCGTGAGCTCCACGAAGAGCTTCCTCGGCCACGCCCAGGGCGCCGCGGGCGTGCTCGAGCTCATCGCGACCCTCTGCGGCATGGCGAGGGGCAAGATCCCTCCCACGCTCCATTTCGACAAGGCCCGGCCCCGCTGCCCGCCCGATCCGGTGGCCGGGGACCGGCCCCGCGTGACCCGCGTCGAGCGAGCGATTTGCAACAACTCCGCCTTCGGGGGCGCGAATGCGGCCCTGGTCGTGGGCAACACCGGAATGGTTACGCCCCGAAAACTCATTTCCGAGCTGTTCGTCCTCGGCGCCTCCGCCGTCGGCCCGCACGGGATGGATCTCGACGCGCTCGGGGAGGCGCTCGCCGAAAGTGTACCGCTCCGCCGCGGCGCGCCCGCGATCGCCATCGAGAGGCTGATCCCCACGGCCGATGGCAATGGGATGGATCCGGCCTCGCGGTTCCTCTCGGCCGCCGCGGCGCTCGCGCTCGCGGATGCCGGGATCACGCTGCGCGGCGCGAGACGCGACCGGGCGGGGCTCTTCGTCGGCACGACGCGCGCCTCGACGCAGAGCGAGCGCGAGTTCCGGGACAGCATTCGCGAGCGCGGTCTCGTGCGCCTCTCGGCGACGGCGTTCACGCGTATGGTCCTGAATGCGTCCGCGGGTACGTGCACGAAGGTCTGCGCGCTCAAGGGCCCGACGACGACGCTCACCTCGGGCGAGGGCAGCGGCCTCGTCGCGCTCGTCTATGCAGCGATGCACCTCTCGACGCGGTCCGACGTCGATCTCCTCCTCGCGGCTGGCGTCGACGAACGCGTCTCCCTCGATCCCGAGGTGCACGAGGGCGAAGGCGCGGCTTGCCTGGTCCTCGGAAAAGGCCCGGCTTCGAGCGAATCGAGGGCCGTGCGCCTCTCGGGCTTCGCGCTCGCGGGCCCTGGGCAGGCGGAGGAGGCCACGCGCCTCGCCATTCGAATGGCCGGCCTCGACGCGCGCGATGTCTTCGTGGCGCCGCCGGTCGCGCCCGTGCTCGGCCCTGCGCCCTCGATTGCGGCGCTGTTCGCCTGCGCGTTCGCCGTCCATTCCATTCTGCGGGGGACCTGGGAGCACGTGCTCGTCCCCGAGCCGGGCGGCACCGCCGCGGCCGCCGTCGTTTTCAGCCGAAAAGGAGCCGCATGA
- a CDS encoding DMT family transporter: MSIPLGEIAALGTALCWTASSLAFAAAGRRMGSLSLNLVRLVLAFVFLGAYNLVRRGLLWPSDASAEAWGWLLVSGLVGFVLGDMCLFRAFLLIGPRVAMLVMSLAPPIAAVLGWVLLGERLSALGILGMAVTLVGVAIVVLERTSEAKAPDEDSPDKPGKGVLLAFGGAAGQAVGLVLSKVGMKSYDPFAATQIRIIAGIIGFSLLFTFIGWWGRTAAAVKDRVGLGYAALGAIAGPFVGVSLSLLSIQHTETGIAATIMATTPVLVIPAVIALHKEHVSLRAALGALVAVGGVALLWIR, encoded by the coding sequence ATGTCCATCCCTCTTGGAGAGATCGCGGCCCTCGGCACGGCCCTTTGCTGGACCGCGAGTTCGCTCGCGTTCGCGGCCGCCGGGCGCCGCATGGGCTCGTTGTCCCTCAACCTCGTACGCCTCGTCCTCGCGTTCGTTTTCCTCGGCGCCTACAACCTCGTGCGGCGCGGCCTCCTCTGGCCCTCGGACGCCTCGGCCGAGGCGTGGGGCTGGCTCCTCGTGAGTGGCCTCGTGGGGTTCGTCCTGGGCGACATGTGCCTCTTTCGGGCGTTCTTGCTCATTGGCCCGCGCGTCGCGATGCTCGTCATGTCGCTCGCTCCGCCGATCGCGGCCGTGCTCGGCTGGGTCCTGCTCGGCGAGCGGCTCTCTGCGCTCGGGATCCTCGGGATGGCCGTGACGCTCGTGGGCGTCGCGATCGTCGTGCTCGAGCGGACGAGCGAGGCGAAGGCCCCGGACGAGGATTCACCGGACAAACCCGGCAAGGGCGTCCTGCTCGCGTTCGGCGGCGCGGCGGGGCAGGCCGTGGGGCTCGTGCTCAGCAAGGTCGGGATGAAGAGCTACGACCCATTCGCCGCGACGCAGATTCGTATCATTGCCGGTATCATTGGTTTTTCCCTCCTGTTCACGTTCATTGGCTGGTGGGGTCGGACGGCGGCCGCGGTGAAGGACCGCGTGGGGCTCGGATACGCGGCGCTCGGCGCCATTGCGGGTCCTTTTGTGGGCGTCTCCTTGTCGCTCCTCTCCATTCAGCACACGGAGACGGGTATCGCGGCCACGATCATGGCGACGACGCCCGTCCTCGTCATTCCGGCGGTCATCGCGCTCCACAAGGAGCACGTCAGCCTGCGCGCGGCCCTCGGCGCCCTCGTCGCGGTCGGCGGCGTGGCGCTGCTCTGGATCCGGTAA
- a CDS encoding carboxypeptidase-like regulatory domain-containing protein, producing MNFRKLPWFRGVAFSLAFVAIGCSPSPEKIGDECEVDGDPCPSGSVCTASGDAYTCQVPEIEVGGACDPAGPDYCKGDAVCGKNPDGTGTCGIAKGGACDPANAQCAGGLTCAEMSAGGNQCHPLVFIKGMVFDSQTEGAVKAAQVMALDDQGASVSDVAVTDDKGNYALAVPVARQDDGTPVTDVAFTLRASAADYQTFPGGLRTALPILSSEAKAQENGWDIQSTLTDIALIGLPMDQKGLPSISGKVVADDLSSGVLIVAEDAMSQGFSAITDKSGAYTIFNVPAGAYTVRGYAAGLQLTPANADVAMTNLTGVDLARSESGLGVVSGNLNIVNAFGGAATSVVLVVASTFSDTFVRGEVPRGLRTPLSGPPDVTGAFTIKDVPEGRYKVLAAFENDGLVRDPDPNIAGTQIVEVSMPSPGQDVSLSDAFKITEALAVIGPGVDKAEAVTTAPMLTWADDSSEDFYTVVVYNAYGELVWCLSDQMMGCDGGSIPGVSGQPNVSVPYGGPMEPGMYYQFRATSWRSSGGMPGPIANTEDLRGVFYVDAMPSP from the coding sequence ATGAACTTCCGCAAGCTTCCTTGGTTCCGTGGCGTCGCGTTTTCCCTCGCCTTCGTCGCCATCGGCTGCTCGCCGTCGCCCGAAAAGATCGGTGACGAGTGCGAGGTCGACGGTGATCCTTGCCCCTCGGGTTCGGTCTGCACCGCCTCTGGTGACGCGTATACCTGCCAGGTCCCCGAGATCGAGGTGGGCGGCGCCTGCGACCCGGCCGGCCCGGACTACTGCAAGGGCGACGCCGTCTGCGGCAAGAACCCCGACGGCACCGGCACGTGCGGCATCGCCAAGGGTGGCGCCTGCGATCCGGCCAATGCCCAGTGCGCCGGCGGCTTGACGTGCGCCGAGATGAGCGCGGGCGGCAACCAATGTCATCCGCTGGTCTTCATCAAGGGCATGGTGTTCGACTCCCAGACGGAGGGCGCCGTCAAGGCTGCCCAGGTCATGGCGCTCGACGATCAAGGCGCCTCCGTGAGCGACGTCGCGGTCACCGACGACAAGGGCAACTACGCGCTCGCCGTCCCCGTGGCGCGGCAAGACGACGGCACCCCGGTCACGGACGTCGCCTTCACCCTGCGCGCGAGCGCCGCCGATTACCAGACCTTCCCCGGCGGCCTCCGCACGGCCCTGCCCATCCTGTCGAGCGAGGCGAAAGCGCAGGAAAATGGCTGGGACATCCAGTCGACGCTCACGGACATCGCGCTCATCGGCCTGCCCATGGACCAGAAGGGTTTGCCCTCGATCTCCGGCAAGGTCGTCGCCGACGACCTGTCGAGCGGCGTGCTCATCGTCGCCGAGGACGCGATGAGCCAAGGCTTCTCCGCGATCACCGACAAGAGCGGCGCCTACACGATCTTCAACGTCCCCGCCGGCGCCTACACGGTGCGCGGTTATGCCGCGGGCCTGCAGCTCACGCCGGCGAACGCAGACGTCGCCATGACGAACCTCACGGGCGTCGACCTCGCGCGCTCGGAGAGCGGGCTCGGCGTCGTGTCCGGCAACCTCAACATCGTCAATGCCTTCGGCGGCGCCGCCACCAGCGTCGTCCTCGTCGTCGCCTCCACGTTCAGCGATACGTTCGTCCGCGGCGAGGTGCCGCGCGGCCTGCGCACGCCGCTCTCCGGCCCGCCCGACGTCACCGGCGCCTTCACCATCAAGGACGTGCCCGAGGGCCGCTACAAGGTCCTCGCCGCCTTCGAAAACGACGGCCTCGTGCGTGACCCCGATCCGAACATCGCCGGCACCCAGATCGTCGAGGTCAGCATGCCGAGCCCGGGCCAGGACGTCTCGCTCTCCGACGCCTTCAAGATCACCGAGGCCCTGGCCGTCATCGGCCCCGGCGTCGACAAGGCGGAGGCCGTCACGACCGCGCCGATGCTCACCTGGGCCGACGACAGCAGCGAGGATTTCTATACGGTCGTCGTCTACAATGCCTACGGCGAGCTCGTCTGGTGCCTCTCCGACCAGATGATGGGCTGCGACGGCGGGAGTATCCCCGGCGTGAGCGGCCAGCCGAACGTCTCCGTGCCTTATGGCGGCCCGATGGAGCCGGGCATGTATTACCAGTTCCGCGCCACCTCGTGGCGCTCCTCCGGCGGCATGCCCGGCCCGATCGCGAACACCGAGGACCTGCGCGGCGTGTTCTACGTCGACGCCATGCCCTCCCCCTGA
- a CDS encoding serine/threonine-protein kinase PknK encodes MRVGVSVGERFELVRLAGQGGMGAVFEARDRETGEKVAIKIMSGASDEERARFDREARLLAALSHPAVVRYLGYGELDSGEPYLAMEWLSGEGLDARITRERLSVEETLALAERIAGALALAHRHGIIHRDIKPSNIFLQGGDVRRAMLLDFGIARRASDSHVVTRTGVFMGTPGYVAPEQARGDRALSARADVFALGCVLFECLAGKPAFTGQHVVAVLAKVLFEDVPKVSMLRPGVPLALDMLIARMLAKHPEERLADGDALMAALARVANDEFTSEPPHTLRSKGALGSGEQRLVSLILISSSKEVAGAVDPLAGTMNSSGVAPLAALRTVARSYGARVEALADGSAALMLSGAGMATDQATQAARCALALRAMAPDAPIVLVTGRGVLSHALPVGEGIDRAARLLREEEERTARHDGAEARARRPVRLDELTAELLEGRFVIDASDDVRSLVGEAQAQEGSRLLLGRVTPCVGRERELSTLLALYEECTSEPAARAVLVTGVAGIGKSRIRHELLQRLAETEPRPEIWLAQGDPTRMGAPFGMAAELLRRASSLHEEDPIEVRREKIRDAVTRHLGADAARVMELYGEFVGAPWTVEEASTFLRAARKDPVLMGDHLRRGFEDFVSAASAAHPVVLVLEDLHWADTPTVQLIDAALRLARERSLFVLALARPDVHERFPGLWADRGMQEIRLGELSRRASERLARHVLGEDAPKSLLARVVAQAAGNAFYLEELLRAVAEGQETGLPQTVLAMLQARLEALPSEARWLLRAGSIFGETFWSGGVRALLGGESSVVDADRWIETLVHRELLMRRRESRFPGEEELAFRHDLLRDVAYAALTEVDRALGHRLAAEWLEAAGERDAMALAVHCERGEDREKAAVWFVHAATQALSANDFEAVLERTERAEACGADGGLLGEVRQAQAEAHFYRGELAEAARRAREAMQLLSPDSPLWFGAASAAAWAESSRGERRQLLGIAESMLERADREASPQTRRLAAMGWIARMLLRSGQRSAAETLSERFAQAPEASRREPIVAAEWAAVAATRALVEGDLETSYEFFLEAARHFEEAKVDRFGISMRIYAALVLCDLGDHARAEEELATLVARAEAQCLPMLAASARHGLAEALAARGALAEARALLEDILETLTNAGLVLSAHDVRQFLALVLVRQGDSEAAERAAIEAVALVDAPPNRRCSYLATLARVLLACGRPAEALSAAEEAMQLLEQIGALLSDEPLVRLVYAEALLANGRHERAKEALSAARAHLLGRAEKIGAPARRERFLRAVPDNARTLSLAEAWLGPAPGAA; translated from the coding sequence ATGCGGGTAGGTGTGTCGGTTGGCGAGCGCTTCGAGCTCGTACGTCTCGCGGGCCAAGGCGGCATGGGGGCCGTGTTCGAGGCGCGCGACCGGGAGACCGGCGAGAAGGTCGCGATCAAGATCATGAGCGGCGCGAGCGACGAGGAGCGCGCCCGGTTCGACCGCGAGGCGCGCCTGCTCGCAGCGCTCTCCCACCCGGCCGTCGTGCGTTACCTCGGCTACGGCGAGCTCGACTCGGGCGAGCCGTACCTCGCGATGGAATGGCTCTCGGGCGAGGGGCTCGACGCGCGGATCACGAGGGAGCGCCTGAGCGTCGAGGAGACACTCGCGCTCGCCGAGCGTATCGCCGGCGCGCTCGCGCTCGCGCACCGGCACGGCATCATCCACCGCGACATCAAGCCGAGTAACATCTTCCTGCAGGGCGGCGACGTGCGGCGCGCGATGCTGCTCGACTTCGGGATCGCGCGGCGCGCCTCGGACTCGCACGTCGTGACGCGCACGGGCGTCTTCATGGGCACGCCCGGGTACGTGGCCCCCGAGCAAGCCCGCGGAGATCGCGCCCTCAGCGCGCGGGCCGACGTGTTCGCCCTCGGCTGCGTGCTCTTCGAGTGCCTCGCGGGCAAACCCGCGTTCACCGGGCAACACGTGGTGGCCGTGCTGGCGAAGGTGCTGTTCGAGGACGTGCCCAAGGTCTCGATGCTGCGGCCCGGCGTGCCGCTCGCGCTCGACATGCTCATCGCGCGGATGCTCGCGAAGCACCCGGAGGAGCGCCTCGCGGACGGCGACGCGCTGATGGCCGCCCTCGCGCGCGTGGCGAACGACGAGTTCACGAGCGAACCGCCGCACACGCTCCGCTCGAAGGGCGCGCTCGGCAGCGGCGAGCAGCGGCTCGTGAGCCTGATCTTGATCTCGAGCTCGAAGGAGGTCGCAGGCGCCGTCGATCCGCTGGCAGGCACGATGAACTCGTCCGGGGTCGCGCCGCTCGCCGCGCTGCGCACGGTCGCGCGATCGTACGGGGCGCGCGTGGAGGCGCTGGCGGACGGTTCGGCGGCGCTGATGCTCTCGGGGGCGGGCATGGCGACGGATCAGGCGACACAAGCCGCGCGCTGCGCGCTGGCGCTCCGCGCGATGGCGCCGGACGCGCCGATCGTGCTCGTGACGGGACGCGGGGTGCTCTCGCACGCGCTCCCCGTCGGCGAGGGCATCGATCGCGCGGCGAGGCTCTTGCGCGAGGAGGAGGAGCGCACGGCAAGGCACGATGGAGCGGAGGCGCGCGCGCGGCGGCCCGTGCGCCTCGACGAGCTCACGGCGGAGCTGCTCGAAGGGCGCTTCGTGATCGACGCGAGCGACGATGTCCGATCGCTCGTGGGGGAGGCGCAGGCGCAGGAGGGATCGCGGCTGCTGCTCGGGCGGGTGACGCCGTGCGTGGGGCGCGAGCGTGAGCTCTCGACGCTGCTCGCGCTCTACGAAGAGTGCACGAGCGAGCCCGCTGCGCGCGCGGTGCTCGTGACGGGCGTGGCCGGCATCGGCAAGTCGCGCATCCGGCACGAGCTCTTGCAGAGGCTCGCCGAGACCGAGCCGCGCCCCGAGATCTGGCTCGCGCAGGGGGATCCGACGCGCATGGGCGCGCCCTTCGGCATGGCCGCCGAGCTCTTGCGGCGCGCCTCGTCGCTGCACGAGGAGGATCCGATCGAGGTGCGGCGGGAGAAGATCCGCGACGCGGTGACGCGGCACCTCGGCGCGGACGCGGCGCGCGTGATGGAGCTCTACGGCGAGTTCGTGGGCGCTCCGTGGACCGTCGAGGAGGCGAGCACGTTCCTGCGCGCGGCGCGCAAGGATCCGGTGCTGATGGGTGATCACCTCCGCCGCGGCTTCGAGGACTTCGTGAGCGCGGCGAGCGCGGCGCACCCGGTGGTGCTCGTGCTCGAGGATCTGCACTGGGCCGACACGCCGACGGTGCAGCTCATCGACGCGGCGCTGCGGCTCGCGCGCGAGCGATCGCTCTTCGTCCTCGCGCTCGCGCGGCCCGACGTGCACGAGAGGTTCCCGGGGCTCTGGGCGGATCGAGGGATGCAGGAGATCCGGCTCGGCGAGCTGTCGAGGCGCGCGAGCGAGCGCCTCGCGCGGCACGTGCTCGGCGAGGACGCGCCAAAGTCCTTGCTCGCGCGTGTGGTGGCGCAGGCCGCGGGCAACGCGTTTTACCTGGAGGAGCTCCTGCGCGCCGTGGCCGAGGGCCAGGAGACCGGGCTGCCGCAGACGGTGCTGGCCATGCTGCAGGCGCGGCTCGAAGCGCTGCCGAGCGAGGCGCGCTGGCTGCTCCGCGCGGGCAGCATCTTCGGCGAGACCTTCTGGAGCGGCGGCGTACGCGCGCTGCTCGGCGGCGAGAGCAGCGTGGTCGACGCGGACCGCTGGATCGAGACGCTCGTTCACCGAGAGCTGCTCATGCGGCGCAGGGAGAGCCGCTTCCCCGGCGAGGAGGAGCTCGCGTTCCGGCACGACCTCTTGCGTGACGTCGCGTATGCGGCCCTCACCGAGGTCGATCGAGCGCTCGGGCACAGGCTCGCGGCCGAGTGGCTCGAGGCCGCGGGCGAGCGTGACGCGATGGCCCTCGCCGTGCACTGCGAGCGCGGCGAGGATCGCGAGAAGGCCGCGGTGTGGTTCGTCCACGCCGCGACGCAGGCGCTCAGCGCGAACGACTTCGAGGCCGTGCTCGAGCGGACCGAACGCGCCGAGGCGTGCGGCGCCGACGGCGGGCTGCTCGGCGAGGTGCGGCAAGCGCAAGCCGAGGCGCATTTCTACCGCGGTGAGCTCGCGGAGGCGGCGCGCCGCGCGCGCGAGGCGATGCAGCTCCTCTCGCCGGACAGCCCGCTCTGGTTCGGCGCGGCGAGCGCGGCGGCGTGGGCCGAGAGCTCGCGCGGCGAGCGCCGCCAGCTCCTCGGGATCGCGGAGTCGATGCTCGAGCGCGCCGATCGCGAGGCCTCGCCGCAGACGCGCAGGCTCGCGGCGATGGGCTGGATCGCGCGGATGCTCTTGCGGTCCGGGCAGCGCAGCGCCGCCGAGACGCTCTCCGAGCGGTTCGCGCAGGCGCCCGAGGCCTCGCGCCGTGAGCCCATCGTCGCGGCCGAGTGGGCGGCCGTGGCGGCGACGCGCGCGCTCGTCGAGGGCGACCTCGAGACCTCGTACGAGTTCTTCCTCGAAGCGGCTCGGCACTTCGAGGAGGCGAAGGTCGACAGGTTCGGCATCTCGATGCGGATCTACGCGGCGCTCGTGCTCTGCGACCTCGGGGATCACGCCCGCGCCGAGGAGGAGCTCGCCACGCTCGTGGCGCGGGCCGAGGCGCAGTGTTTGCCGATGCTCGCGGCGAGCGCGCGTCACGGCCTCGCCGAGGCGCTCGCGGCGCGCGGTGCGCTCGCCGAGGCGCGCGCGCTGCTCGAGGACATCCTCGAGACCCTCACGAACGCGGGCCTCGTGCTCTCGGCGCACGACGTGCGGCAGTTCCTCGCGCTCGTGCTCGTGCGTCAGGGTGACAGCGAGGCGGCCGAGCGCGCCGCGATCGAGGCCGTGGCGCTCGTCGACGCGCCCCCGAATCGCCGCTGCTCGTACCTCGCGACGCTGGCGCGCGTGCTGCTCGCGTGTGGCCGCCCCGCGGAGGCCCTGTCGGCGGCGGAGGAGGCGATGCAGCTCCTCGAGCAGATCGGCGCGCTGCTCTCGGACGAGCCGCTCGTGCGGCTCGTGTATGCCGAGGCGCTGCTCGCGAATGGTCGCCACGAGCGCGCGAAAGAGGCGCTCTCCGCCGCGCGCGCGCATCTCCTCGGCCGGGCCGAGAAGATCGGCGCCCCGGCGCGCCGGGAGCGATTCTTGCGCGCCGTGCCGGACAACGCGCGCACCCTCTCGCTCGCGGAGGCGTGGCTCGGTCCGGCGCCGGGCGCGGCTTGA
- a CDS encoding MAPEG family protein, which produces MPPAFKIWVASLVVLFLKMHFNSGLQKRGRLDQGGYPRPEDAKMFGVEQKEDTGLAWRAGRCWQNDLENIPLYLFVSLAYVLAGGPELWAYILFGTYTAARVAHTACYLLALQPWRLIAYATAHFAQLGILGLVIQRVFFAKPG; this is translated from the coding sequence ATGCCGCCAGCGTTCAAGATCTGGGTCGCCTCCCTGGTCGTCCTCTTCCTCAAAATGCACTTCAATTCGGGCCTGCAGAAGCGTGGCCGGCTCGACCAGGGCGGCTATCCGCGGCCCGAGGACGCGAAGATGTTCGGCGTCGAGCAGAAGGAGGACACGGGCCTCGCGTGGCGCGCGGGTCGTTGCTGGCAAAACGACCTCGAGAACATCCCGCTCTACCTCTTCGTCTCCCTCGCGTACGTCCTCGCCGGCGGACCGGAGCTCTGGGCGTACATCCTCTTCGGCACGTACACGGCGGCGCGCGTGGCGCATACCGCGTGTTATCTGCTCGCCCTCCAGCCGTGGCGCCTCATCGCCTACGCCACGGCGCATTTCGCGCAGCTCGGGATCCTCGGGCTCGTCATCCAGCGGGTATTTTTCGCCAAACCCGGCTGA